From a region of the Zingiber officinale cultivar Zhangliang chromosome 4B, Zo_v1.1, whole genome shotgun sequence genome:
- the LOC121975106 gene encoding uncharacterized protein LOC121975106, translating to MFLLLHLAARDPIEGYDYLSSLISFFTKFRNYCVSSSASEEKHLEEERAEKDKKRRVEALSVFSEMIETDHMMDSYWSDLISHNRPTKIEVEVHAPAQRKKRKTSRQTSALISVPVVQATEHIQIGIACPTMKQVLSSDRPIISVNAKIVDRCMPTALVLNFNKSSPLPSEVDLIRIFCRYGPIVEVATEVQQESNSVKLIFKRLTDAEMAFSSARKYGWFGPSLLSYHLRYLSSTPDTFADIQQSDNYAALPEHSNLETPGNDSEQLHSCL from the exons ATGTTCTTGCTGCTGCATTTGGCAGCCAGAGATCCTATTGAAGGGTATGATTATCTCTCTAGTCTAATCAGTTTCTTCACTAAATTTAGGAACTACTGTGTTTCTTCTTCTGCTAGTGAAGAGAAACATCTTGAGGAAGAAAGAGCTGAAAAGGATAAGAAACGGAGAGTTGAAGCTTTGTCGGTTTTTTCTGAGATGATAGAAACTGATCACATGATGGATTCTTACTGGTCTGACTTGATATCTCATAACCGCCCTACTAAAATCGAAGTCGAAGTTCATGCTCCGGCTCAAAGGAAAAAGAGGAAAACTTCAAGACAAACATCTGCTCTGATTTCTGTTCCTGTTGTACAAGCCACAGAACATATTCAAATTGGAATAGCTTGTCCCACTATGAAGCAAGTGCTATCCTCAGATAGGCCCATAATCAGTGTCAATGCAAAGATAGTCGATAGGTGTATGCCTACAGCTTTGGTTTTGAATTTCAATAAATCCAGTCCTCTTCCTTCTGAAGTTGATCTGATTAGGATTTTCTGTCGCTATGGGCCCATAGTGGAAGTAGCAACAGAAGTTCAACAGGAGAGCAACAGCGTCAAACTAATTTTTAAGCGGCTTACTGATGCCGAGATGGCTTTTAGTAGTGCCAGAAAATATGGATGGTTTGGGCCATCACTTCTCAGTTATCATCTCAGATATCTATCGTCAACACCAGATACTTTTGCTGACATCCAACAATCAGACAATTATGCTGCACTACCAGAACATAGCAACTTGGAAACTCCAG GGAATGATTCTGAacagttgcattcttgcttatga